Proteins co-encoded in one Campylobacter jejuni genomic window:
- the hypF gene encoding carbamoyltransferase HypF, which yields MCHLGYKIKISGLVQGVGFRPLVYELALKSKLFGEVRNDGFGVEIILACTQKECQNFIENLKNHLPPLARIDQLIITQISISNYENFSITPSLENAKSTPMLSDFALCKECKKEFFDEKNPRFLYPFITCTHCGPRFSIIKSLPYDRTHTSMQELLMCEFCKSEYEDPKNRRFHAQPISCPKCKINVFLKNPKGEILAKDQEAFIQSAKFLKEGKILAIKGMGGFHLMCDAFNEEALKTLRLRKNRPKKPFALMCKDLQSAKELAFIDEKEEALLGGVLAPIVILKAKKAFSLIAPDVDKIGIMLAYTPLHLLLFEYFKGSLVATSANLSGESIIKDEFNLRQKLDKVFDFYLDYDREIINASDDSIAQVVNGKTMFLRTSRGLNPFYLERNFNKKGTFLALGAELKNEFVIFYENKLLISPYIGDLKSLDVHERFFKLLEFFKQNYDLKFDAILCDKHPHFSYAKEFEERIKISHHYAHFCAAYFEYEENFAKDEKALAFICDGTGYGEDGKIWGGEVFVGNLKEYERIAHFENFTLINSDIKNIQNLALSLIFHYDLEDKAKEFLAKIPKIKLENLKKIYSQSNLQTSSLGRIIDAFGSIVFNLEKSSYEAQVGLMCEAFYDKNLDFSYKLFIEKGQANFKNLILGALQDEKTKAITGMFNALANFIIDFSKDYDLKVLLSGGVFQNKTLLEILKAKNFDFFVPLKYPCNDSSIALGQMVHFLNLEK from the coding sequence ATGTGCCACTTAGGATATAAGATCAAAATTTCAGGTCTAGTTCAAGGGGTGGGTTTTCGCCCCTTAGTTTATGAACTAGCTTTGAAATCAAAGCTTTTTGGAGAGGTAAGAAATGATGGTTTTGGGGTAGAAATTATTCTTGCTTGCACTCAAAAAGAATGTCAAAATTTCATAGAAAATTTAAAAAATCATCTCCCGCCTTTAGCAAGAATAGATCAGCTTATAATCACGCAAATTTCTATTTCAAACTATGAAAATTTTAGCATCACTCCTTCTTTAGAGAATGCAAAAAGCACGCCTATGTTAAGTGATTTTGCACTTTGTAAGGAGTGTAAAAAAGAATTTTTTGATGAAAAAAATCCACGCTTTTTGTATCCCTTTATCACTTGCACACATTGTGGGCCACGCTTTAGTATTATAAAAAGTCTTCCTTATGATAGAACCCATACTTCCATGCAAGAATTATTGATGTGTGAGTTTTGTAAAAGCGAATACGAAGATCCTAAAAATAGGCGTTTTCATGCCCAGCCCATCAGTTGTCCTAAGTGTAAAATCAATGTTTTTCTTAAAAATCCAAAGGGTGAAATTTTAGCCAAAGATCAAGAAGCTTTTATACAAAGTGCGAAGTTTTTAAAGGAAGGTAAAATTTTAGCCATTAAAGGCATGGGCGGTTTTCATCTCATGTGTGATGCGTTTAATGAAGAAGCTTTAAAAACTCTAAGACTTAGAAAAAATCGCCCCAAAAAACCCTTTGCTTTGATGTGTAAAGATTTACAAAGTGCTAAAGAACTTGCCTTTATAGATGAAAAAGAAGAAGCTTTACTTGGTGGGGTTTTGGCTCCTATTGTGATTTTAAAGGCAAAAAAAGCCTTTTCTTTAATCGCTCCTGATGTAGATAAAATCGGCATTATGCTAGCTTATACGCCTTTACATCTTTTGCTTTTTGAGTATTTTAAAGGAAGCCTTGTAGCAACAAGTGCGAATTTAAGCGGAGAAAGTATCATTAAAGATGAGTTTAATTTGCGTCAAAAACTTGATAAAGTTTTTGATTTTTATTTGGATTATGATAGGGAAATTATCAATGCAAGTGATGATAGCATCGCTCAAGTGGTAAATGGCAAAACTATGTTTTTGCGTACTTCAAGGGGTTTAAATCCCTTTTATTTGGAAAGAAATTTTAATAAAAAAGGCACTTTTTTAGCTTTGGGTGCGGAACTTAAAAATGAATTTGTGATTTTTTATGAAAATAAACTTTTAATTTCTCCTTATATAGGGGATTTGAAAAGTCTTGATGTGCATGAGAGATTTTTTAAACTTTTAGAATTTTTTAAACAAAATTATGATTTGAAATTTGATGCGATTTTGTGCGATAAACACCCGCATTTTAGCTATGCAAAAGAATTTGAAGAAAGGATTAAAATTTCTCATCATTATGCGCATTTTTGTGCGGCTTATTTTGAATACGAAGAAAATTTTGCAAAAGATGAAAAGGCTTTAGCTTTTATTTGTGATGGAACAGGTTATGGCGAAGATGGCAAAATTTGGGGTGGAGAAGTTTTTGTAGGAAATTTAAAAGAATATGAAAGAATTGCACATTTTGAAAATTTCACTCTTATAAATAGTGATATTAAAAATATACAAAATTTGGCTCTAAGTCTTATTTTTCATTATGATTTAGAAGATAAGGCTAAGGAGTTTTTAGCAAAAATTCCAAAAATCAAACTTGAAAATCTTAAAAAAATTTATTCTCAATCTAACTTACAAACAAGCTCTTTAGGACGCATTATCGATGCTTTTGGAAGTATTGTTTTTAACTTAGAAAAAAGTTCTTATGAAGCCCAAGTTGGCTTAATGTGTGAAGCTTTTTATGATAAAAATCTTGATTTTTCTTATAAGCTTTTTATAGAAAAAGGGCAGGCTAATTTTAAAAATTTAATCCTAGGGGCTTTACAAGATGAAAAAACTAAGGCAATTACAGGTATGTTTAATGCCTTAGCAAATTTTATCATAGATTTTAGCAAAGATTATGATTTAAAAGTGCTTTTAAGTGGAGGAGTTTTTCAAAACAAAACCTTGCTTGAAATTTTAAAAGCTAAAAATTTTGATTTTTTTGTACCTTTAAAATATCCTTGCAATGATAGCTCCATAGCCTTAGGACAAATGGTACATTTTTTAAATTTAGAAAAATAA